One part of the Ancylomarina subtilis genome encodes these proteins:
- a CDS encoding L-threonylcarbamoyladenylate synthase, translating to MLLKLYPDNPNYKEFRKIAEILRDGGVIIYPTDTVYAIGCDINNNKAIQKIAKLKGVSAEKANFSIICNNLSNLSEYAKVDNGIFKMMKKNLPGAFTFILPASSNLPKLFKSKKKNVGIRVPDHFIPLGIVEELGNPIMTTSIHDPDDVVEYTTDPELIHEKYQKDVDLVIDGSFGRNVASTIIDCTNGEFEVVREGIGELIL from the coding sequence ATGTTACTCAAACTCTACCCAGACAATCCGAATTATAAAGAATTTCGGAAAATCGCAGAAATTCTTCGGGATGGTGGCGTAATCATCTATCCCACCGACACTGTTTATGCTATTGGTTGTGACATTAACAACAATAAGGCTATACAAAAAATTGCAAAGCTTAAAGGTGTATCTGCTGAAAAAGCAAACTTCTCAATCATCTGCAACAACCTGAGCAACTTGTCAGAATATGCTAAAGTTGACAATGGAATATTTAAGATGATGAAGAAAAACCTACCGGGTGCGTTTACTTTTATCCTTCCGGCAAGTAGCAATTTGCCAAAATTGTTTAAGAGCAAGAAAAAAAATGTAGGTATTAGGGTTCCTGATCATTTTATCCCCTTAGGCATAGTAGAAGAATTAGGTAATCCAATTATGACCACATCCATTCACGATCCTGATGACGTGGTGGAATACACAACCGATCCTGAATTAATCCACGAAAAATACCAAAAGGATGTTGATCTGGTTATTGATGGATCATTTGGACGCAATGTCGCCTCAACTATTATCGATTGTACCAATGGAGAATTCGAAGTCGTTAGGGAAGGTATCGGAGAATTAATCTTATAA
- the fsa gene encoding fructose-6-phosphate aldolase, giving the protein MKFFIDTANLDQIKEAQDLGVLDGVTTNPSLMAKEGIKGAENIKQHYVDICNIVDGDVSAEVIATDYEGMIKEGEELAALHPQIVVKVPCTKAGIKAVKYLSSKNIRTNCTLIFSSGQALLAAKAGATYVSPFVGRLDDIGTDGVDLIAQIADMFNYYSFETEVLAASIRHTMHILQCVEAGADVATCPLSAITGLLNHPLTDKGLEQFLADYNKLNS; this is encoded by the coding sequence ATGAAGTTTTTTATCGATACAGCAAATCTCGATCAGATTAAAGAAGCACAAGATCTAGGTGTACTAGATGGTGTAACAACGAATCCTTCTCTTATGGCTAAAGAAGGAATCAAAGGTGCCGAAAACATCAAACAGCATTACGTAGACATTTGCAATATCGTTGACGGTGATGTAAGTGCCGAAGTTATTGCAACCGATTATGAAGGCATGATTAAGGAAGGTGAAGAACTAGCAGCTTTACATCCTCAGATTGTTGTCAAAGTTCCATGTACTAAAGCCGGAATTAAGGCTGTAAAATATTTGAGTTCGAAAAATATTCGCACCAATTGTACCCTGATTTTCTCTTCAGGTCAGGCTTTACTAGCAGCCAAAGCAGGTGCAACTTACGTTTCTCCTTTTGTCGGTCGTTTAGACGATATAGGAACTGACGGCGTTGATCTAATTGCTCAAATTGCTGACATGTTCAACTACTACAGCTTCGAAACAGAAGTATTGGCAGCATCTATCCGTCACACCATGCACATTCTTCAGTGTGTTGAAGCAGGTGCCGATGTCGCAACTTGCCCATTAAGTGCAATCACAGGCTTATTAAACCACCCTTTAACTGACAAAGGTTTGGAACAGTTTTTAGCAGACTATAACAAGCTGAATAGCTAA
- a CDS encoding DUF4199 domain-containing protein, whose product MQSHSNPLLRHSFLFGSLVGGILILTSLMFYFRGVPISINPQITSINYFLIMTGIYFGLRIYRNDVLNGVISYGRALGAGVLIIGIAGAFYAIYIYILIKYFDASILQEFIDLMEKSFVEAKYNEKDIELLMSFYEKITPGVFAFAQWFSKLGAGFFFSLILAFFFSRNYGTLRNKINDKKEN is encoded by the coding sequence ATGCAATCACATTCAAACCCTTTACTACGCCATAGTTTTCTATTTGGATCACTTGTTGGTGGAATTTTAATTCTGACTTCTTTGATGTTTTATTTTCGGGGAGTACCGATTTCAATAAATCCACAAATAACGTCGATCAATTATTTTCTGATAATGACAGGAATTTATTTTGGTTTAAGAATCTATCGAAACGATGTTCTTAATGGCGTTATAAGTTACGGAAGAGCGTTGGGAGCTGGCGTTCTTATTATTGGAATTGCTGGTGCTTTTTATGCCATTTATATTTATATCCTGATTAAATATTTTGATGCATCGATATTGCAGGAGTTCATCGATTTGATGGAGAAAAGTTTTGTTGAAGCAAAATATAATGAGAAGGATATTGAACTACTGATGAGTTTTTATGAAAAGATTACCCCCGGAGTTTTTGCCTTTGCGCAGTGGTTTAGTAAATTAGGTGCGGGATTCTTCTTTTCATTGATCCTGGCTTTTTTCTTCAGCCGAAATTATGGAACATTGAGGAATAAAATAAATGATAAAAAGGAAAACTAA